A genomic segment from Orrella daihaiensis encodes:
- a CDS encoding LPS-assembly lipoprotein LptE, with the protein MDVTKTSNARVSSSPRALWLLAIAALMLAVSACGFKLQGSTPLPFDTLLMKVPENSAFGADLRRSIKAASPNTRLVEQPDIAYDAVLQQISETRDAREVSLNAQGRVEEYELTLTYTFNVTTPDGDIILPNTTLRVVRNLPFDDRVVQAKEGEEATLFEQMQASLVSRIVRRISAPDVTKRYAELKANHK; encoded by the coding sequence ATGGATGTAACCAAAACCAGCAATGCACGAGTAAGCTCCAGTCCCCGTGCTTTATGGTTGCTGGCAATCGCAGCTCTGATGCTAGCTGTCAGTGCATGTGGTTTTAAGCTGCAGGGGTCGACTCCCCTGCCCTTTGATACGCTTCTGATGAAGGTCCCGGAGAACTCGGCGTTCGGCGCTGACTTGCGTCGAAGCATCAAAGCAGCCTCACCGAACACCAGATTAGTTGAACAGCCCGACATCGCCTATGATGCTGTGCTGCAACAAATCTCTGAAACACGAGACGCACGTGAAGTATCGCTAAATGCTCAAGGCAGAGTTGAGGAATACGAACTGACCTTGACCTATACCTTTAATGTGACTACACCCGATGGCGATATCATCTTGCCGAACACGACCTTACGCGTCGTTCGGAACCTGCCTTTCGATGACCGGGTGGTACAGGCCAAGGAAGGGGAAGAAGCCACTCTCTTTGAACAAATGCAAGCAAGCTTGGTGTCTCGTATTGTTAGACGCATTAGCGCTCCTGATGTTACCAAACGGTATGCTGAGCTCAAGGCGAACCACAAATAA
- the ftsB gene encoding cell division protein FtsB: protein MRLIFLTLLVLFVLVQYPLWFGQGGWLAVWDLQAKVAEQQSINEGLKARNQAMEAEVEDLRTGKQASEERARRELGLMQENEVFIQVLPAQQPHNGSSAGAGASNLN from the coding sequence ATGCGGCTGATTTTTCTGACGCTGCTGGTGTTGTTTGTATTGGTTCAGTACCCCTTGTGGTTTGGGCAAGGGGGGTGGCTAGCTGTCTGGGATCTTCAGGCCAAGGTGGCTGAGCAACAGAGCATCAACGAGGGCTTGAAAGCTAGGAACCAGGCTATGGAGGCCGAAGTCGAGGATCTGCGCACTGGTAAGCAGGCTAGCGAAGAGCGGGCGCGCCGAGAGCTTGGCCTAATGCAGGAGAACGAGGTTTTTATTCAGGTTTTACCGGCTCAGCAGCCGCATAATGGCTCAAGCGCTGGTGCCGGTGCTTCAAATCTCAATTAA
- the hslO gene encoding Hsp33 family molecular chaperone HslO: MSKSDRLNKFLLQDRSARVISVQIEDLWCTAQTHQPTSTAVRSLLGELIAAATLLTANLKFDGSLLLQLQGNGVVKLIVVECREDMSLRATIKLNHEPLEGQAGLQALLNADGLGRFSVILNPPRDNPGRQPYQGIVPLTADSVAAVLEDYMRQSEQLDTRIWLAASEQRLGGLLLQRMPHDGGKSGASEDALAASWEHAKTLCDTVSSQELIEIDSETLLHRLFWETPVIGLESCNPTWRCGCDRTRVANMLRNLGKQEIDEIVAEQGQVEVTCEFCSTPYRFDAVDAAALFKSVSQEGTDQLQ, encoded by the coding sequence ATGAGCAAGTCAGACCGTTTGAACAAATTTTTATTGCAAGACCGCAGCGCGCGCGTCATCTCGGTGCAAATAGAGGATCTCTGGTGCACGGCGCAGACTCACCAACCGACTAGCACCGCTGTACGTAGCCTGCTTGGCGAACTGATCGCCGCCGCCACTTTGCTGACCGCAAACCTCAAGTTTGACGGCTCTTTGCTTTTGCAATTACAGGGCAATGGCGTCGTGAAGTTAATTGTGGTGGAGTGCCGCGAGGACATGAGCCTCAGAGCGACGATCAAACTCAACCATGAACCGCTCGAGGGTCAGGCCGGGCTACAGGCTCTATTGAACGCTGATGGGCTTGGCCGGTTTTCTGTAATACTTAATCCGCCGCGCGACAATCCGGGCCGTCAACCCTACCAAGGCATTGTGCCGCTTACCGCCGACTCAGTAGCAGCTGTCCTTGAAGACTACATGCGTCAATCCGAGCAACTAGACACACGCATCTGGTTAGCCGCTAGCGAGCAACGGCTTGGTGGACTTTTATTACAACGCATGCCACATGATGGGGGCAAGAGCGGCGCATCCGAGGATGCGTTAGCTGCCTCATGGGAGCATGCCAAGACATTATGTGACACGGTGAGTAGCCAAGAACTCATCGAAATTGACAGTGAAACGCTACTGCACCGACTGTTTTGGGAGACACCCGTCATTGGACTTGAGTCGTGTAATCCAACCTGGCGTTGTGGCTGTGATCGGACTCGCGTTGCCAACATGCTACGTAACCTTGGCAAACAAGAAATCGACGAGATCGTCGCTGAACAGGGCCAAGTCGAAGTGACTTGTGAGTTCTGCTCGACGCCATACCGCTTTGATGCAGTCGACGCCGCGGCACTTTTCAAGTCAGTCAGCCAAGAGGGTACGGATCAGCTTCAGTAA
- a CDS encoding TadE/TadG family type IV pilus assembly protein: MSNSTANSRSLRGSAMVQWCIAALPLLLLGSMAIEVSHWHTTRQRLALSVQRATEAAALRHGTIDALAQQLKKNLPKDLDFPVKVCITDPVNALMADFIDKHLSRSLGVAVIRHNHVLEQHRQSISRGRRNGLGPRSQKTIFEANQLNVQVTVRYRALSPWVRKLIDPVTIRLDHLAIMQSHRQRPGRPCSTIN; encoded by the coding sequence ATGTCGAACTCAACAGCAAACTCCCGATCTTTGCGCGGTAGTGCCATGGTGCAATGGTGCATTGCAGCCTTACCTCTGCTGCTACTGGGATCAATGGCCATTGAAGTGAGCCATTGGCATACCACCCGCCAACGCTTGGCATTGTCTGTGCAACGAGCCACAGAAGCCGCCGCTTTGAGACACGGCACCATTGATGCGCTGGCGCAGCAGTTAAAAAAGAACCTGCCAAAAGATTTGGACTTTCCAGTGAAAGTTTGCATAACCGATCCGGTTAATGCACTGATGGCTGACTTTATCGATAAGCACTTGAGCAGATCACTCGGGGTTGCAGTCATACGTCACAACCACGTTCTCGAGCAACATCGTCAGTCAATCAGTCGGGGACGTCGCAACGGACTAGGCCCTCGCAGTCAAAAAACAATTTTTGAGGCAAACCAATTAAATGTGCAAGTCACTGTACGCTACCGGGCACTAAGCCCTTGGGTACGCAAACTCATTGACCCAGTGACGATTCGACTAGACCATTTGGCGATTATGCAAAGCCATCGTCAACGACCAGGTAGACCTTGTTCGACGATTAATTGA
- a CDS encoding THUMP domain-containing class I SAM-dependent RNA methyltransferase: protein MSDPSDSSNTSDSTRPKESKPGKLTLKPKNATTDQTSQLNKSTTSKSGARAHHQRRVQTEQRRTQSQPAPPDRPSRPNRPTPARPAHQSTRKRQTDLANEIGHAPAESERFEMFASCPRGLEEALAQELSVIGLTNVRTGQAGCQFAGNWSDVWRANLHSRLATRILVQVAHAKASTEDDLRQLALDVNWERWLGPEKTLRVDTSAIRSPMQSLQYCNLLVKDSICDRLRAKEGARPSIDTVRPDVRVHSFLTHDSATLYLDTSGESLFKRGWRLDKAEAPIRENLAAGLLSLSGWQSNMALLDPFCGSGTILIEAAWKALNIPPGINRPFSFERLRGHDASKWQAMRQAATESILTELAAPIVGSDISPQAIAAAQANTKRAGLKPDTIQWQIGDARELRPPATNGMIITNPPYGERLTIDADLFGQWATQLKQNYSGWQVNVISADHALPGAMRLKPKRRMPLFNGALDCRLFIFEMVSEQYAPQKARQ, encoded by the coding sequence ATGTCCGATCCTTCTGACTCCTCCAACACCTCTGACTCAACCCGCCCTAAAGAATCCAAGCCAGGCAAACTCACACTCAAGCCCAAAAACGCCACCACCGATCAGACGAGTCAGCTCAACAAGAGCACGACCTCCAAAAGTGGCGCTCGCGCCCATCATCAACGGCGGGTACAAACCGAACAGCGGCGCACGCAATCGCAACCAGCACCGCCCGATAGACCATCGAGACCCAATAGGCCCACGCCTGCTCGCCCCGCCCATCAAAGCACTCGCAAGCGTCAAACCGACTTAGCCAATGAGATCGGACACGCGCCAGCGGAGTCTGAACGCTTTGAGATGTTTGCATCCTGCCCGCGTGGCCTTGAAGAGGCGCTCGCACAAGAACTTAGCGTCATAGGATTGACCAACGTCCGAACTGGACAGGCGGGTTGTCAATTTGCTGGGAACTGGTCGGATGTTTGGCGTGCCAATCTTCATAGCCGACTTGCAACACGTATTCTGGTGCAAGTGGCTCATGCCAAAGCGTCTACAGAAGATGATCTCAGACAGTTGGCACTGGACGTGAACTGGGAGCGCTGGCTCGGCCCGGAAAAAACCCTGCGCGTTGACACGTCCGCGATTCGCAGTCCCATGCAAAGTCTGCAGTACTGCAATTTATTGGTCAAAGACAGTATTTGTGATCGGCTGCGGGCCAAAGAAGGCGCCAGACCATCGATCGACACCGTGAGGCCAGATGTCCGTGTGCATTCCTTTCTCACGCATGACAGCGCCACACTCTATCTCGACACATCGGGTGAGTCTCTGTTCAAACGTGGATGGCGCCTGGACAAGGCTGAGGCACCGATACGCGAGAATCTGGCGGCGGGGCTGTTAAGCCTCAGTGGATGGCAATCAAACATGGCATTGCTCGACCCGTTTTGTGGCAGCGGCACGATTTTGATTGAAGCCGCTTGGAAGGCGTTAAATATTCCGCCTGGCATCAACCGACCGTTTTCCTTTGAGCGACTACGCGGCCATGATGCGAGCAAGTGGCAAGCGATGCGGCAAGCTGCAACCGAATCAATCCTGACTGAGCTAGCGGCGCCTATCGTGGGCTCTGATATTTCACCCCAAGCGATTGCCGCCGCTCAAGCAAATACCAAACGCGCTGGGCTTAAACCAGACACCATTCAGTGGCAGATTGGAGATGCTCGCGAGTTAAGGCCCCCAGCGACCAACGGGATGATCATCACTAACCCACCCTACGGCGAGCGCTTGACCATTGATGCCGATTTATTTGGACAATGGGCCACCCAATTAAAACAAAACTATTCCGGCTGGCAGGTCAACGTGATTAGTGCGGATCATGCGCTACCCGGCGCAATGAGACTCAAACCCAAACGCCGGATGCCGCTCTTTAATGGCGCATTGGACTGCAGACTTTTTATATTCGAGATGGTCAGTGAACAATACGCCCCCCAAAAAGCCCGCCAGTGA
- a CDS encoding class I adenylate-forming enzyme family protein, with amino-acid sequence MVESYPELYETFRWHVPKGFNLANACCFQWSGLPGHEQRPALIFENRAGHTDMVTFAELGKVSAQLANGLVRLGVIPGDRVVIMMSNPSDLLTALLACWAVRAVAVPMNALNSADALLPRLKQARSQVALIDAANQGEALAAIAKCPRIKHIVGIDVYDGRVMSWRGLIARQPAIYVPSQCLPSDPALMVWPDHALPDIEPQSALVLAHQSLIGQLPGFVMTSNWFPDQARQVLTTLKPWEESGLLAAILPALYFGHTVVLTDRLPAAANLPSQVTHIVTTGSHLIDALKTDPVNVPTPQPVSGLAVLDQTLHHQWREQSAKLYGAQPNLATFVSGCGLLISQCHRKWPDEPAHSSGYLVPGHHVRLANKSDQSSESNGQTGELEISRVDRAGQTDPAQFVQAWPFKDTLDLSTVLPDWWRTGIYAQDLGNGHWRVLGQVQHWHRMSQQPLSLSELEQAVLLDHQIKWAEVAFMPNKKSPYDEHEIWVLVDTGPTQERLFKAWRDGMRLDIINRILQTTQLDQDSVKIRVGLVDRHSLPLTDPHSRSAWHTRAYQALVDFL; translated from the coding sequence ATGGTGGAGTCATACCCAGAGCTTTACGAAACGTTTCGCTGGCATGTGCCTAAGGGCTTCAATCTGGCCAATGCCTGCTGTTTCCAGTGGTCTGGCCTGCCAGGACACGAGCAACGCCCTGCCCTGATATTTGAGAATCGGGCGGGGCATACCGACATGGTGACCTTCGCAGAGCTTGGCAAGGTAAGTGCCCAGCTTGCGAACGGCTTGGTTCGCTTGGGTGTGATCCCCGGTGATCGAGTGGTGATCATGATGTCAAACCCGAGCGATCTGCTCACGGCGCTGCTAGCCTGCTGGGCCGTGCGCGCGGTCGCTGTGCCAATGAATGCTTTAAACAGTGCGGATGCGTTGCTGCCTCGCCTCAAACAGGCACGCAGTCAAGTCGCGCTGATCGATGCCGCCAACCAAGGTGAGGCATTGGCCGCAATCGCCAAGTGTCCTCGTATCAAACACATTGTCGGTATTGATGTCTACGACGGTCGCGTCATGAGCTGGCGAGGCTTGATTGCACGCCAGCCAGCAATCTATGTGCCCTCTCAATGTTTACCCTCTGATCCAGCGTTAATGGTTTGGCCAGACCATGCTTTACCTGATATCGAGCCCCAGTCGGCTCTGGTGCTGGCCCATCAATCATTAATTGGTCAGCTACCAGGCTTCGTGATGACGAGCAACTGGTTTCCCGATCAGGCGCGGCAAGTTCTGACAACCTTAAAACCGTGGGAGGAGTCCGGGCTGTTAGCGGCCATTCTGCCAGCGCTTTACTTTGGGCATACGGTTGTATTGACAGATCGCCTACCGGCTGCCGCCAATCTCCCTAGTCAGGTAACCCACATCGTCACTACCGGCTCGCACTTGATTGATGCCCTAAAAACCGATCCGGTCAATGTGCCAACCCCACAACCAGTTAGCGGTCTGGCCGTTCTGGACCAAACCCTCCATCACCAATGGCGAGAACAGTCTGCCAAGCTGTATGGAGCACAGCCGAACTTGGCCACCTTTGTCAGCGGCTGTGGACTATTAATCTCACAATGTCACCGCAAATGGCCCGATGAACCGGCGCATAGCAGTGGTTACCTCGTCCCGGGACATCACGTTCGTCTAGCCAACAAAAGCGATCAGTCAAGCGAATCGAACGGGCAAACCGGTGAGCTCGAAATATCACGTGTAGATCGAGCCGGGCAGACTGACCCAGCCCAATTTGTGCAAGCCTGGCCGTTTAAGGATACGCTGGATCTAAGCACGGTCCTGCCGGACTGGTGGCGCACGGGTATCTATGCCCAGGACCTTGGCAACGGGCACTGGCGCGTGCTTGGACAAGTCCAACATTGGCATCGTATGTCGCAGCAGCCTTTGAGCCTGTCGGAACTTGAGCAAGCGGTTCTGCTCGATCACCAGATCAAGTGGGCCGAAGTGGCTTTCATGCCCAACAAGAAGTCCCCGTATGATGAACATGAGATTTGGGTGCTGGTAGACACAGGTCCGACTCAGGAGCGCCTGTTCAAAGCATGGCGTGATGGAATGCGCCTTGATATCATCAACCGTATATTGCAGACCACTCAGTTAGATCAGGACAGTGTAAAAATCCGAGTAGGCTTGGTCGATCGGCACAGCTTGCCGCTCACAGACCCGCACAGCCGATCTGCCTGGCACACACGCGCGTATCAGGCTCTGGTTGATTTTCTGTAA
- a CDS encoding glutamate-5-semialdehyde dehydrogenase, which produces MNDLAQTLDAIGQRAKSAAREMARATDAEKSKALMMIAQHIDESQTALFQANQEDLDAAVKHELSPAMVDRLRLSDKTLMTMTKGLRQVAEMVDPIGSLGNTIVRPNGMRVSQMRVPLGVIGIIYESRPNVTIDAAALCLKSGNACILRGGSEAFHTNMALAGILREAMLQTALPKDAVQLIETTDRQAVGHLVKMTEYVDVIVPRGGKSLIRRLQDEARVPLIKHLDGNCHVYVDEHADLERALKIAINAKTYRYGICGAMETLLVHRRVANDFLPKIESAMAEHGVELRGCEITRTICPAMTPATDEDWAEEYLAPILAVRVVDSIDDAMEHIARWGSGHTDAIVTQDVDAARRFEREVDSSSVYVNLPTCFADGFEYGLGAEIGISTNRLHARGPVGLEGLTTQKWVLHGEGQTRG; this is translated from the coding sequence ATGAATGATCTAGCCCAAACTCTTGATGCGATCGGCCAGCGAGCCAAGTCCGCTGCACGTGAAATGGCACGCGCCACCGATGCAGAAAAATCAAAAGCTTTGATGATGATTGCGCAGCATATCGATGAGTCGCAAACAGCACTGTTTCAGGCCAATCAGGAAGACCTCGATGCCGCAGTCAAGCACGAATTGTCGCCTGCCATGGTTGACCGTCTACGATTGTCAGATAAGACACTGATGACCATGACCAAGGGCTTGCGGCAAGTTGCAGAGATGGTTGATCCAATCGGCAGCCTTGGCAATACCATCGTGCGCCCTAACGGAATGCGGGTCTCGCAGATGCGGGTACCACTCGGAGTAATCGGCATCATTTACGAATCACGTCCCAATGTCACTATTGATGCAGCTGCGCTTTGTTTAAAGTCTGGCAATGCCTGCATTTTGCGCGGCGGCAGTGAGGCATTTCATACCAACATGGCGTTAGCTGGTATTTTGCGTGAAGCGATGTTGCAGACTGCTTTGCCCAAAGACGCGGTACAGTTAATTGAAACCACTGACCGTCAGGCTGTCGGGCATCTCGTCAAGATGACTGAGTATGTAGATGTGATAGTACCGAGAGGTGGCAAAAGCCTGATTCGACGACTGCAGGATGAAGCTCGGGTGCCTCTGATCAAACATCTTGATGGTAATTGCCATGTTTATGTTGACGAGCATGCTGATTTGGAGCGAGCGCTCAAAATTGCCATCAACGCCAAGACCTACCGCTACGGCATCTGTGGCGCCATGGAGACTTTGCTCGTACATCGCCGGGTAGCCAACGATTTCTTACCAAAAATCGAAAGCGCCATGGCTGAACACGGTGTCGAGCTTCGAGGCTGCGAAATTACCCGTACGATTTGCCCTGCGATGACTCCTGCAACCGACGAAGACTGGGCAGAGGAATACCTCGCACCCATCCTTGCGGTCCGTGTGGTTGACTCAATCGATGATGCCATGGAACACATCGCCCGATGGGGCTCTGGACATACGGATGCTATCGTCACTCAAGATGTGGACGCCGCGCGCCGGTTTGAGCGCGAGGTCGACTCTAGCTCTGTCTATGTCAACTTGCCAACTTGTTTTGCGGATGGGTTTGAATATGGTCTCGGCGCTGAAATTGGCATATCGACCAACCGTTTACACGCGCGCGGACCTGTGGGTCTCGAGGGTCTAACCACCCAGAAATGGGTGTTGCATGGCGAGGGCCAAACACGCGGCTAG
- a CDS encoding gamma carbonic anhydrase family protein, translating to MPIYQLEDLTPQIDDSAYVHESAVIIGDVRIGARASIWPNVSIRGDNIRIDIRAGSNIQEGCVLHVDPDTPLTVHENVTVGHQAMLHGCTIHSGSLIGMQAIVLNHAVIGKNCLIGAGAIIPEGREIPDGSLVIGIGKIVRTLSDEEIATMHANNRNYQERAALYAKSLKRIG from the coding sequence ATGCCTATCTATCAATTAGAAGATCTCACCCCACAAATTGACGATTCCGCCTATGTTCACGAATCGGCCGTCATCATCGGCGATGTTCGCATCGGAGCGAGGGCAAGCATTTGGCCAAACGTCAGCATTCGGGGCGACAACATCCGAATTGATATTCGTGCTGGATCGAATATCCAGGAAGGTTGTGTCTTGCACGTGGATCCAGACACCCCTCTGACGGTGCATGAGAACGTCACAGTGGGTCACCAAGCCATGCTGCATGGTTGCACCATCCATAGTGGCTCCCTGATTGGGATGCAGGCGATTGTGCTTAACCATGCCGTGATCGGTAAAAACTGTCTAATCGGAGCAGGCGCCATCATACCCGAGGGACGCGAGATTCCAGACGGCAGCTTGGTCATTGGTATTGGCAAGATCGTACGCACGCTCTCAGACGAAGAGATTGCCACCATGCATGCAAACAACAGGAACTATCAAGAGCGGGCTGCCCTGTACGCCAAATCACTTAAGCGGATTGGCTGA
- a CDS encoding CopD family protein yields the protein MLWVKTFHILFMASWFAGLFYLPRIYVNLAQATDPAVKQTLIGMSHRLYRFMTILAFPAVGFGLWLYLYYGIGMGAGNGWMHVKLILVGLIIVYHLVCKHYLTLFEQGTNPHSHVFYRWFNEIPVVLMLAIIAMVVLKPF from the coding sequence ATCCTTTGGGTTAAGACATTCCATATTTTATTTATGGCATCCTGGTTTGCAGGCCTATTCTATCTACCGCGTATTTACGTGAATCTCGCACAAGCCACTGACCCAGCTGTCAAACAAACCCTAATCGGCATGAGCCACCGTCTTTACCGTTTCATGACCATTCTGGCTTTCCCGGCAGTGGGCTTTGGCCTTTGGCTGTATCTTTATTACGGCATTGGCATGGGGGCCGGCAATGGCTGGATGCACGTCAAACTGATTCTGGTCGGGTTGATCATTGTTTATCACTTGGTATGCAAACATTACCTAACACTGTTTGAACAAGGCACCAACCCTCACTCGCATGTCTTTTATCGCTGGTTCAACGAAATCCCAGTGGTGTTGATGCTGGCCATCATTGCCATGGTGGTGCTCAAACCTTTCTAA
- a CDS encoding RDD family protein, whose protein sequence is MSRQTPATPDVVSAPEMPSASRGKRFAAMMYEGVLLFGVVFTADYLFDTLTQSKHALMFRPGRQVWLFIAIGAYFLLCWHRGGQTLPMRAWHIKLVAANGLRPSFNQLLARYVLMWPIPLAGMALIYALVLITGWPAIYTFAIVTPFLIFIPSWFSSDGQFLHDKLAKTRIVDIPEHLRHAAKHKKAT, encoded by the coding sequence ATGTCACGGCAAACACCAGCAACCCCAGATGTTGTCTCTGCCCCCGAGATGCCGTCAGCATCTCGGGGCAAGCGATTCGCGGCAATGATGTACGAGGGCGTTCTGCTGTTTGGTGTCGTCTTCACAGCGGACTATCTCTTTGACACGCTGACTCAAAGCAAGCACGCATTAATGTTCAGGCCAGGCCGTCAGGTCTGGCTTTTTATTGCGATCGGCGCGTACTTTTTGTTGTGTTGGCATCGTGGCGGGCAAACTTTGCCCATGCGGGCATGGCATATCAAACTTGTCGCAGCCAATGGACTGCGCCCGAGTTTCAACCAGTTATTAGCGCGCTATGTGCTGATGTGGCCGATCCCATTGGCGGGAATGGCGCTGATATACGCGTTGGTGCTCATCACTGGCTGGCCAGCGATTTATACGTTTGCCATTGTGACCCCATTCCTGATTTTTATACCAAGTTGGTTCAGCTCAGATGGGCAATTTCTCCACGACAAGCTAGCAAAAACCAGGATTGTTGATATCCCAGAGCACCTACGTCATGCTGCAAAGCACAAAAAAGCCACTTAG
- the holA gene encoding DNA polymerase III subunit delta, with protein sequence MPTFAANQPLPALVVLIGHEPLLVFEAADKLRERARQEGFTDQHRFVMDSRSDWQTVFGVGASGSLFGERQMVEIFLPGGKPGKSGAQAMETIANQCAGQLANDVFTVIKLTGMDRSARETRWAKTLLAAAAVIDLPDVGRAALPKWIAQRLAQQNQHMNNEALQWLSDRVEGNLLAAHQEIQKLALLHPSGEVTLEQCQAAVLNVARYDVFALRDAMLDGDSSRMLRVLWGLKAEGEAPPLVLWAISEDIRTLDRISQSVARGQPLNAALKAQRLFGQREQRARAAYGRVSPARWRRAVAHAHDIDRIIKGLPVPGRLSDAWHEMARLGMSIAASRSG encoded by the coding sequence GTGCCAACATTTGCGGCAAATCAGCCTCTACCGGCATTGGTTGTGCTGATTGGTCATGAACCACTGCTGGTATTCGAGGCCGCTGACAAATTGCGCGAAAGAGCTCGCCAAGAAGGGTTTACCGATCAGCATCGATTTGTAATGGATAGTCGTAGCGATTGGCAGACCGTGTTTGGTGTTGGCGCCAGCGGCTCGCTATTTGGCGAGCGACAAATGGTGGAGATCTTTTTGCCTGGCGGCAAGCCTGGCAAGTCTGGCGCCCAGGCTATGGAAACGATCGCGAATCAATGTGCAGGCCAGCTCGCAAACGATGTATTCACGGTCATCAAGTTAACAGGCATGGACCGAAGTGCCCGTGAGACGCGCTGGGCCAAGACATTACTGGCGGCTGCAGCCGTTATCGATCTACCTGATGTTGGCCGAGCCGCCTTACCCAAATGGATTGCTCAACGGCTCGCCCAACAAAATCAGCACATGAACAATGAGGCCCTTCAATGGCTCTCTGACCGCGTCGAAGGCAACTTGCTGGCCGCCCATCAGGAAATTCAAAAACTCGCCCTGTTGCACCCTTCTGGCGAAGTCACGCTCGAACAATGTCAGGCAGCTGTTTTAAATGTCGCTCGCTATGACGTGTTTGCCCTGCGTGACGCCATGCTTGATGGCGACTCAAGCCGTATGCTACGCGTACTCTGGGGCCTTAAAGCAGAGGGTGAGGCGCCCCCCTTGGTGCTCTGGGCCATCAGCGAAGACATTCGAACGCTGGACCGAATCAGTCAGTCTGTCGCTCGCGGTCAGCCACTGAATGCTGCACTCAAGGCGCAACGACTATTCGGTCAACGCGAGCAACGGGCCAGAGCTGCCTACGGTCGGGTGAGTCCCGCTCGCTGGCGGCGAGCCGTGGCACACGCACACGATATAGACAGAATCATCAAAGGACTGCCTGTGCCAGGGCGACTTTCAGATGCCTGGCATGAAATGGCCCGGCTTGGCATGAGCATTGCCGCTAGCCGCTCAGGCTAA